The proteins below are encoded in one region of Pseudomonas sp. SCB32:
- the ppk2 gene encoding polyphosphate kinase 2 — MGKKSKASNLVPEQAGKMKNKEYEEQLKKLTIELVKLQEWVIHKGLKVCIVFEGRDGAGKGGTIKAITERVSPRVFRVVALPAPTEREKSQLYVQRYIKHLPAAGEVVIFDRSWYNRAGVERVMGFCTEEQADKFLSVTPLFERMMTESGIILLKFWLEVSPEEQARRLEDRITDGRKVWKLSPMDLKSFNLWDQYTRARDLMFAATDSPWAPWFVARSEDKKRVRLNVINHILKHVPYKEVPQEAVKLPKRGKIGKYKSPDYPFHFIDETF; from the coding sequence ATGGGCAAGAAGAGCAAGGCGAGTAACCTGGTCCCGGAACAGGCCGGGAAAATGAAGAACAAGGAGTACGAGGAGCAGCTGAAGAAGCTGACCATCGAACTGGTCAAGCTGCAGGAGTGGGTGATCCACAAGGGCCTGAAGGTCTGCATCGTCTTCGAAGGGCGCGACGGCGCCGGCAAGGGTGGCACCATCAAGGCCATCACCGAGCGCGTCAGCCCGCGCGTGTTCCGCGTGGTAGCGCTGCCCGCGCCGACCGAGCGCGAGAAGTCGCAACTCTACGTCCAGCGTTACATCAAGCATCTGCCGGCCGCCGGCGAAGTGGTGATCTTCGACCGCAGCTGGTACAACCGCGCCGGTGTCGAGCGCGTGATGGGCTTCTGCACGGAAGAACAGGCCGACAAGTTCCTCTCCGTCACGCCGCTGTTCGAGCGGATGATGACTGAGTCGGGGATCATCCTGCTGAAGTTCTGGCTGGAAGTCAGCCCCGAAGAGCAGGCTCGCCGCCTGGAAGACCGCATCACCGACGGTCGCAAGGTGTGGAAGCTGTCGCCGATGGATCTGAAGTCGTTCAATCTCTGGGACCAGTACACCCGCGCCCGCGACCTGATGTTCGCCGCCACCGACTCGCCCTGGGCGCCCTGGTTCGTGGCGCGCTCGGAGGACAAGAAGCGCGTGCGCCTGAACGTCATCAACCACATCCTCAAGCACGTCCCGTACAAGGAAGTGCCCCAGGAGGCGGTGAAGCTGCCCAAGCGCGGCAAGATCGGCAAGTACAAGAGCCCGGACTACCCCTTCCACTTCATCGACGAAACCTTCTGA